The following proteins come from a genomic window of Neoarius graeffei isolate fNeoGra1 chromosome 26, fNeoGra1.pri, whole genome shotgun sequence:
- the lsm3 gene encoding snRNA-associated Sm-like protein LSm3: MADDVEQQQTTNTVEEPLDLIRLSLDERIYVKMRNDRELRGRLHAYDQHLNMILGDVEETVTTVEIDEETYEEIYKSTKRNIPMLFVRGDGVVLVAPPLRVG; this comes from the exons ATGGCGGACGACGTAGAACAg CAACAGACCACAAACACGGTCGAGGAACCACTGGATCTCATTCGGTTGAGTCTGGATGAGCGAATTTATGTAAAGATGCGGAATGACAGGGAGCTACGTGGAAGACTACAC GCTTATGACCAACATTTGAACATGATCCTTGGGGATGTGGAGGAGACAGTGACGACAGTGGAGATCGATGAGGAGACCTATGAAGAAATTTACAAG TCGACGAAGAGGAACATTCCCATGCTGTTTGTCCGTGGAGATGGCGTCGTGCTAGTCGCTCCCCCACTGAGAGTCGGCTAA